A stretch of Helicobacter pylori DNA encodes these proteins:
- a CDS encoding HP1165 family MFS efflux transporter — protein sequence MLRKNILAYYGANFLLIIAQSLPHAILTPLLLSKGLSLSEILLVQTFFSFCVLVAEYPSGVLADLMSRKNLFLVSNAFLIASFSFVLFFDSFILMLLAWGLYGLYSACSSGTIEASLITDIKENKKDLSKFLAKNNQITYLGMIIGSSLGSFLYLKIHAMLYIVGIFLIMLCALTIIIYFKEKEADFKSQKSLKLLKEQVKGSLKELKDNPKLKILLVGHLITPIFFMSHFQMWQAYFLKQGVKEQYLFMFYIAFQVISILIHFLKAKNYSQKIALSSLVVLLGVSPLLLSNIPYCFIGVYALMVAFFAYMSYCLGYQFSKFVSKNNISSLSSLLSSCVRVVSVLVLSLSSLELRYFSPLTIITMHFALTLLILFFFLYKAKPFDE from the coding sequence ATGTTAAGAAAAAACATTTTAGCTTACTATGGAGCGAATTTTCTCTTAATCATCGCTCAAAGCTTGCCCCATGCGATTTTAACCCCCTTGTTGCTTTCTAAAGGGCTTAGTTTGAGTGAAATCTTGCTCGTGCAAACCTTTTTTAGCTTTTGCGTGTTGGTGGCTGAATACCCAAGCGGCGTTTTAGCGGATTTGATGAGCCGGAAAAACCTATTCCTGGTTTCTAATGCCTTTTTAATCGCTAGTTTTTCGTTTGTTCTGTTTTTTGATAGCTTTATTCTCATGCTTTTAGCGTGGGGGCTGTATGGTTTGTATAGCGCATGCTCTAGCGGCACGATTGAAGCTTCACTCATCACAGACATTAAGGAAAACAAAAAAGATTTATCCAAGTTTTTAGCCAAAAACAATCAAATTACTTATTTAGGCATGATTATAGGGAGTTCTTTGGGGTCGTTTTTGTATCTCAAAATCCATGCGATGCTGTATATCGTGGGGATTTTTTTAATCATGCTTTGCGCGCTAACGATCATCATTTATTTTAAAGAAAAAGAAGCGGATTTTAAAAGCCAAAAAAGCCTGAAACTCCTTAAAGAGCAAGTCAAAGGCAGCCTTAAAGAGCTTAAAGATAACCCCAAGCTTAAAATTTTATTAGTGGGGCATTTGATTACGCCTATCTTTTTTATGAGTCATTTTCAAATGTGGCAAGCGTATTTTTTAAAACAAGGCGTTAAAGAGCAATACCTTTTTATGTTTTATATCGCTTTTCAAGTGATTTCCATCCTCATTCATTTTTTAAAAGCCAAAAATTACAGCCAAAAAATCGCCTTGAGTTCGCTTGTGGTGTTGCTAGGCGTTAGCCCCTTGTTGCTTAGCAATATCCCTTATTGTTTCATAGGGGTGTATGCGCTCATGGTGGCGTTTTTTGCTTACATGAGTTATTGCTTGGGGTATCAATTCTCCAAATTTGTTTCTAAAAACAACATTTCATCGCTCTCATCGCTTTTATCAAGCTGTGTGCGCGTGGTTTCTGTGCTAGTTTTATCGCTCAGCAGTTTGGAACTGCGTTACTTTTCACCCCTAACTATCATCACCATGCATTTTGCCTTGACGCTTCTCATCCTCTTTTTCTTTTTGTATAAGGCTAAGCCGTTTGATGAGTGA
- a CDS encoding NAD(P)-binding domain-containing protein gives MNQEILDVLIVGAGPGGIATAVECEIAGVKKVLLCEKTESHSGMLEKFYKAGKRIDKDYKKQIVELRGHIPFKDSFKEETLENFTNLLKEHHITPSYKTDIESVKKEGELFKVTTTSNTTYHAKFVVVAIGKMGQPNRPTAYKIPVALSKQVVFSINDCKENEKTLVIGGGNSAVEYAIALCKTTPTTLNYRKKEFSRINEDNAKNLQEVLDNNTLKSKLGVDIESLEEDGTQIKVNFTDNTSESFDRLLYAIGGSTPLEFFKRCSLELDPSTNIPVVKENLESNNIPNLFIVGDILFKSGASIATALNHGYDVAQEIAKRL, from the coding sequence ATGAACCAAGAAATTTTAGACGTGTTGATAGTAGGCGCAGGGCCTGGGGGCATTGCTACGGCCGTAGAATGCGAAATAGCCGGCGTTAAAAAAGTGCTTTTATGCGAAAAAACCGAAAGCCATTCAGGCATGTTGGAAAAGTTTTATAAAGCCGGTAAAAGGATTGATAAAGATTATAAAAAACAAATCGTAGAGCTTAGAGGGCATATCCCTTTTAAAGACAGCTTTAAAGAAGAAACTTTAGAGAATTTCACTAACCTTTTAAAAGAGCATCACATCACGCCAAGCTATAAAACCGATATTGAAAGTGTGAAAAAAGAGGGCGAGCTGTTTAAAGTTACCACCACTTCTAATACAACCTATCATGCTAAATTTGTGGTGGTTGCGATCGGGAAAATGGGCCAGCCAAACCGCCCTACTGCTTATAAAATCCCTGTCGCGCTCTCCAAACAAGTGGTTTTTAGCATCAATGATTGTAAGGAAAATGAAAAAACCCTTGTGATCGGCGGAGGCAACTCAGCGGTGGAATACGCCATTGCTTTGTGCAAAACCACCCCTACCACTCTCAATTACCGCAAAAAAGAATTCAGCCGCATCAATGAAGACAACGCTAAAAACTTGCAAGAAGTTCTAGACAATAACACGCTTAAAAGCAAGCTTGGAGTGGATATTGAAAGCCTAGAAGAAGATGGCACTCAAATTAAGGTTAATTTCACTGATAACACGAGCGAGAGTTTTGATCGCTTGCTGTATGCGATCGGCGGCTCTACCCCTTTAGAATTTTTTAAACGCTGTTCTTTAGAATTAGATCCTAGCACTAATATCCCTGTAGTGAAAGAAAATTTAGAGAGCAACAATATCCCTAATTTATTCATCGTGGGCGATATTTTATTCAAATCAGGAGCGAGCATCGCTACCGCACTCAATCATGGCTATGATGTTGCGCAAGAAATCGCTAAAAGGTTATAG
- the ccoS gene encoding cbb3-type cytochrome oxidase assembly protein CcoS — translation MNTEILTIMLVVSVLMGLVGLIAFLWGVKSGQFDDEKRMLESVLYDSASDLNEAILQEKRQKN, via the coding sequence ATGAATACAGAAATTTTAACCATCATGTTAGTTGTCTCAGTGCTTATGGGATTGGTAGGCTTAATAGCGTTTTTATGGGGGGTTAAAAGCGGTCAGTTTGACGATGAAAAACGCATGCTTGAAAGCGTGTTATATGACAGCGCGAGCGATTTGAACGAAGCGATTTTACAAGAAAAACGCCAAAAGAATTAA
- a CDS encoding DedA family protein gives MQEALLRFQEGFKEWGYLILFLYSLGGGYVGIVIASILSATTHALDIKITILVAFLGNMVGSGALVIFARYQKREFLKYFQKHRRKLALASLWVKRYALLMIFVNKYLYGIKSVVPLAIGFSKYPLKRFLWLNVFSSFLWALIVGSVSFQASDWVKTLYERLSHYTSFFVISFALIALLIWFLLKRYSCKMGF, from the coding sequence ATGCAAGAAGCGTTGTTGCGTTTTCAAGAGGGTTTTAAGGAGTGGGGTTATCTTATTTTATTTTTATATTCTTTAGGGGGTGGGTATGTGGGGATTGTCATCGCCTCTATTTTGAGCGCTACCACGCACGCTTTAGATATAAAAATAACCATTCTTGTCGCTTTTTTAGGGAATATGGTAGGGAGTGGGGCTCTTGTAATCTTTGCCCGCTATCAAAAAAGAGAGTTTTTAAAGTATTTCCAAAAGCATAGAAGAAAGCTTGCTTTGGCGAGTTTGTGGGTGAAACGCTACGCCTTGCTCATGATTTTTGTCAATAAATATTTGTATGGGATTAAAAGCGTTGTGCCTTTGGCAATTGGTTTTAGCAAATACCCTTTAAAAAGGTTTTTATGGCTTAATGTTTTTTCCAGTTTTTTGTGGGCGTTAATCGTGGGGAGCGTTTCTTTTCAAGCGAGCGATTGGGTGAAAACGCTGTATGAAAGGCTTTCTCATTACACTTCGTTTTTTGTGATAAGCTTTGCTCTTATCGCGCTTTTAATATGGTTTTTATTGAAACGATATTCGTGCAAAATGGGTTTTTAA
- a CDS encoding flavodoxin, with protein sequence MGKIGIFFGTDSGNAEAIAEKISKAIGNAEVVDVAKASKEQFNSFAKVILVAPTAGAGDLQTDWEDFLGTLEASDFANKTIGLVGLGDQDTYSETFAEGIFHIYEKAKAGKVVGQTSTDGYHFEASKAVEGGKFVGLVIDEDNQDDLTDERISKWVEQVKGSFA encoded by the coding sequence ATGGGAAAAATTGGTATCTTTTTTGGGACAGACAGCGGGAACGCTGAAGCTATCGCTGAAAAAATCAGCAAGGCTATTGGTAATGCCGAAGTGGTTGATGTGGCTAAGGCTTCTAAAGAGCAATTTAATAGCTTCGCAAAGGTTATTTTAGTCGCTCCAACAGCGGGTGCGGGCGATTTGCAAACAGATTGGGAAGACTTTTTAGGCACGCTAGAAGCGAGCGATTTTGCGAATAAAACCATTGGGCTTGTGGGCTTGGGCGATCAAGACACTTACAGCGAAACTTTCGCAGAAGGCATTTTCCACATTTATGAAAAAGCTAAAGCCGGCAAAGTGGTAGGGCAAACTTCTACTGATGGTTATCATTTTGAAGCTTCTAAAGCGGTAGAAGGCGGTAAATTCGTGGGTCTTGTGATTGATGAAGACAATCAAGACGATCTCACTGATGAGAGGATTTCAAAATGGGTAGAACAAGTTAAAGGTTCTTTCGCTTAA
- the ybeY gene encoding rRNA maturation RNase YbeY encodes MLEIDNQTPLKSDFLLLEKIANFLAPTQIIELVLVSDETMREINRDLRDCDYATDVLSFPLEAIPHTPLGSVVINAPLAQENALKLGHSLEEEIALLFIHGVLHLLGYDHEKDKGEQRQKEGELIKAFDLPLSLIERTQEC; translated from the coding sequence ATGCTAGAAATAGACAACCAAACCCCGCTAAAATCAGACTTTTTATTATTAGAAAAAATCGCAAATTTTTTAGCCCCCACTCAAATCATTGAGCTTGTTTTAGTGAGCGATGAAACCATGCGAGAAATCAACCGGGATTTAAGGGACTGCGATTACGCCACTGATGTTTTGAGCTTCCCTTTAGAAGCGATTCCTCACACCCCTTTAGGGAGCGTGGTGATTAATGCGCCATTAGCTCAAGAAAACGCCCTGAAATTAGGGCATAGCTTAGAAGAGGAGATCGCTCTTTTATTCATTCATGGGGTGTTGCACTTGTTAGGCTATGACCATGAAAAAGATAAGGGCGAACAACGCCAAAAAGAGGGCGAACTCATTAAAGCTTTTGACTTGCCTTTGAGTTTGATTGAACGGACGCAAGAGTGTTAA
- the fic gene encoding protein adenylyltransferase Fic, whose translation MYLDRQSLEKAKHLIQSGLIDTIEVGTIKGLQEIHRFLFEGLYEFAGKIRDKNISKGNFRFANCLYLDLILPRIESMPQNNFNQIIEKYVEMNIAHPFLEGNGRATRIWLDLLLKKELKKIVLWDRIDKAAYLSAMERSPVNDLEIKTLLKKHLSSNINDPLTFIKGITQSYYYEGL comes from the coding sequence ATGTATTTAGACAGGCAGAGTTTAGAAAAAGCCAAGCATTTGATCCAAAGCGGTCTGATTGACACCATAGAAGTAGGCACGATCAAGGGCTTGCAAGAAATCCATCGGTTTTTGTTTGAAGGGTTGTATGAATTTGCCGGGAAAATCAGGGATAAAAATATTTCTAAAGGGAATTTCAGGTTCGCTAACTGCTTGTATTTGGATTTGATTTTACCCAGAATTGAGAGCATGCCGCAAAATAATTTCAATCAAATCATAGAAAAATATGTGGAAATGAATATCGCCCACCCTTTTTTGGAGGGTAATGGCAGAGCCACAAGGATATGGCTTGATTTGTTGCTTAAAAAGGAATTGAAAAAAATCGTGCTTTGGGATAGGATTGATAAAGCCGCTTATTTGAGCGCAATGGAAAGGAGTCCTGTGAATGATTTGGAAATCAAAACGCTTTTAAAAAAGCATTTGAGTTCTAATATCAACGATCCCTTAACTTTCATTAAAGGCATCACGCAGTCGTATTACTATGAAGGGCTTTGA
- the proC gene encoding pyrroline-5-carboxylate reductase, producing MEILQFIGYGNMAQAILEGSHEILSKRFILEVTGRNPEKIAPFLQEKNIQAQIVPYKDAINIHQKFVFLLFKPYNLKDFNYQGQAKSVLSALAGVNFEALSDAIDSLHYLKCMPNIASKFALSSTAVCEKSPMPLISQKALSIIESFGNCVRVGNEEQVDASIATNGSALAFLSLVASSLKDAGIREGLNARDSLELVKMSFKGFAKLLEKERPEMIIEQICTPKGATIEGLSVLEKKGVRGAFIKACHESVKKMRL from the coding sequence ATGGAAATCTTACAATTCATCGGCTATGGGAATATGGCTCAAGCGATTTTAGAAGGCTCTCATGAAATTTTATCCAAGCGTTTTATTTTAGAGGTTACCGGGCGAAACCCTGAAAAAATCGCCCCCTTTTTACAAGAAAAAAACATTCAAGCCCAGATCGTGCCTTACAAAGACGCTATTAATATACACCAAAAATTCGTGTTTTTATTGTTTAAGCCTTATAACCTTAAGGATTTTAATTATCAAGGGCAGGCTAAAAGCGTTTTGAGCGCTTTAGCTGGCGTAAATTTTGAAGCTTTAAGTGATGCGATAGATTCTTTACATTACTTAAAATGCATGCCTAACATTGCGAGCAAGTTCGCCCTATCTTCTACGGCGGTGTGTGAAAAATCGCCCATGCCCTTAATAAGCCAAAAGGCTTTGAGCATTATTGAGAGTTTTGGGAATTGCGTGCGAGTGGGTAATGAAGAGCAGGTGGATGCCAGTATAGCGACCAATGGGAGCGCGCTTGCGTTTTTAAGCTTGGTAGCGAGCAGTTTGAAAGATGCCGGTATTAGAGAGGGCTTGAACGCTAGAGATTCTTTAGAATTGGTGAAGATGAGTTTTAAAGGCTTTGCCAAGCTGTTAGAAAAAGAACGCCCTGAAATGATTATAGAGCAAATTTGCACCCCTAAAGGCGCAACGATTGAAGGCTTGAGCGTTTTAGAAAAAAAGGGGGTTAGGGGAGCGTTCATCAAAGCATGCCATGAAAGCGTGAAAAAAATGCGTCTCTAA